One genomic region from Bubalus bubalis isolate 160015118507 breed Murrah chromosome 12, NDDB_SH_1, whole genome shotgun sequence encodes:
- the LOC112578172 gene encoding ferritin light chain-like, with product MFIQCVGVDHFFHKLANEKHEGMESLLKMQNQRAGHVLFLDMQKPSQDEWGKTQDTMEAALLVEKNLNQALLDLHDLGSAHADPHICDFLENHFLDEEVKLIKKMGDHLTNPHRLAGLQAGLGEYLFERLTLKHD from the coding sequence ATGTTTATACAATGTGTGGGTGTGGATCACTTTTTTCACAAACTGGCCAATGAGAAGCATGAGGGCATGGAGTCTCTCTTGAAAATGCAAAACCAGCGTGCCGGCCATGTCCTCTTCCTGGACATGCAGAAGCCATCTCAAGATGAGTGGGGTAAAACCCAGGACACTATGGAAGCCGCCCTTCTCGTAGAGAAGAACCTGAATCAGGCCCTTTTGGATCTGCATGACCTGGGTTCTGCCCACGCAGACCCCCACATCTGTGACTTCCTGGAGAACCACTTCCTAGATGAGGAAgtgaaactcatcaagaaaatggGTGACCACCTGACCAACCCTCATAGGCTGGCTGGTCTCCAGGCTGGGTTGGGCGAGTATCTCTTCGAAAGGCTCACCCTCAAGCACGACTAG